Sequence from the Pelagibius sp. CAU 1746 genome:
GCCCCGGCGGACGGCGACCTGCTGCGCGCCGTCGGGCGCGTGGTGAAGCCGGGGCGCACTCTGACGGTGACGGAAGCGGAGGTTCTGGTCGTCAAGGACGGCAGGGAGAAGGCCTGCGCGCGCATGACCCAGACCCTGATGTGTCTGACCGGGCGCCCCGACATGCCCCAGGCGGGCTAGCCGGTCAGGAATCGCCGTTCTTGCCCTGAAGTCCGCGGTAGTAGGTAAAGCCATACCACTCTGCGAGTTCCTTCAGGTCGCCGGCCTCCAGCATGTCATCGCTTTTCGGGCCGGCAAGAAGCTGGGACAACTGTTTGGCGGCCTCGCCGGGCAGACTGGAGACTTCCTCCAGGATGGAGGAAGAGGTGCTTTTTTTGTCAGCATCGGCCAGCCGGCGGCCGAGGGTCTGGGCGCCCAGGCCTTCCCGCAGCATGTAGTCCACCAGTGCAGGCCATTTCTCAGCCAGCACCAAGAAGCGGGCCAGACGGTCCAGTTGGGTGGATCGAGAACGCAAGGGGCGCGGCAGGCCTTTGTCGCCGTCGCTGCGGCGAACCTCGCCTGCCAGGTAGGTTTGCAGCCGAAAACTGTTGATGAAGCGTTTCAGGCGGCGCGGGTTATGAAAGTGCTTGCTGCCGTAGTCCTCCGCGGTATCTGTCACCGCTTTCGAGTCCTTCGGAATCTCCCGCTTTTCCCGGGTCAGCTCCCGCACCATCCGCAGCGGGCCCTGAAATATTCCGCCTCCGCCGGTCCCTGCTTTCGTGACGGGAGGGGCTGCCCCGGCCGGGGCAGCGCCTGTTCCCTGCGGTCCTTCGTCCACCTCGCCCAGTCCCACGGCCGAGCGCACGAGGGCACGCATGTTCTTGTCGTCGTAGGCCGGCAGGCTCAGCCGGGCCTGAATGATTTTTTCCAGGAACTTGTAGCCGCTGCCGTGTTCCATGCGGGTTCGGGGGCTGTCTACGGAGAGCGTCAGTTCCTCCCGGTCGCTCTCGACCGCGTTGGCGACCTTCCGCATATCCATGCCTAGAATGAAGACGCAGGAACGCGAGACGTCGGCAAGCTGCAGGGCCTCGATGATCTCCCCCAGAACCTTGCCCCGGCAGCGGTCGAGGTCATCGATGAACACCACGACCTTGAGGGTGTCGGGCACGGCCTTGCTCAGCTTCTTCATCTCGTCCTCGAACTGCGACAGCGTGCCGATCTTGTCCTTGAAGTCCGTCTTCTCGACGTATTCCAGAAGGTTCAGTCCGAGTTTGCCGGTGAAGGTGACGTAGCTGTAGACCAAGGCGAGCACGACGACGAGGCTGGCGGGGGCATACCAGAATATGCCCCCGGATGAAGCGTTGGCCGCTTCATAGAAGGCCTTCAGGGTTTTCTGGTCGGCGAAGAGCGCGCCGCGAACGCTGCTCCAGTCCATCAGTGCGAGGCTGCCGACGATGAAAAGAAAGGCGAGGGCCACGAAGATCCGCAACAGAAACGGAAGATCGGCATGCCGGTGCCACTTGGTACCCAGCCGCCTGAGGCGGAACAGCCAGCTCTGTCCCGGAGTGAGGCCGTCGCGCAGCGCGCGGGTGACGTTGGCCACGAAGGCCGCCCAGACTTGTTCCGGCTCGCTGAACTTCCATGGATTGAACCAGGTGGTGACGACCTTCACCGCCGTCTGCTGGGCGTCGCTGTGCAACTGCGCGTCGATCAACTTCATGAAGGAGGTCTTGCCGCGCCCCCAGGGCGCGTCGATCGCGATCGCCAGGGGCGGACGCGTCTGCTCGGCGAGGATGAATTCCGCCACGGCCTCGACGTAGGGCCGGAAGCCGAGACGGTCCTGGCTGATGTTCTCGATGGCGCTGTCGCTCAGCGCGACCGGGCGGGCGGAGACGTTGTCGTCGCCGGGCTGCGGCGTGGAAGCCGGCTCCGGTTCGTCGGCTTCTGCCTGCTGTTCCTGGCCGCCCGCCTTGGTAAAGCCGGAAGCTGGGGCCCTGCGGGCTTGCTCGGCGGAATCTGAGAGTGCTTGCTCTTTGTAAGCCTCTTCCGTGGCCCGTAGTGTCTGCGGCCCCCAGATGCCGTCCGGGGTGACGGACTTGTCGTTGCTGAGCAGCCACTTCTGGAGGTCTTCGACGCCCGGCTGCGTGCCCGTGGCATTGAGGTCAAATCCGAAGGTCTTTACCGCCCAATCCAGCGCGTTCGACCCGTGAAGCGGATGCTGAGCCGTGCTCGCCGCGGAGTCGGCATCGGTCGACGTTGCGGCTGCGGATAGATCGTCGTCGAGTGGCTTGGTCATCTTTCTCTCCCCCGATGCGGCGAAGTTTCGCCCGCACCGTGTAAGACAGCGGAGATTTCCCGGTCCCAGTATAACCTCGATCGCGGTCCAGGGGTATGGGGCTGCGTCTTCGGCGCGGTGGCGCGTCGCCGGGCATGCTTGCGCCGCTGCCGGGCGGGCCGGGCGTTTTGCCACTGGTGGGTCTGCGCCCGGGGGCCTAGAGTGCGGCGAAAAGGAAGATCAAGGGAGAGTCGTCAGGACATGAGCGTCAACCAGCTGCCCAGCCTGAACTTCGATCTGGGCGAGACCGCCGACATGCTGCGCGATACGGTGATGAGCTTCGCTTCGGAGGAGATCGCGCCGCTGGCCGAGGAGATCGACCGCACGGACACCTTTCCGCGACAGCTCTGGCCGAAAATGGGAGCCTTGGGTTTGCATGGCCTGACCGTGGAGGAGGACTACGGCGGCGCCGGTATGGGCTACCTGGAGCACTGCGTGGCCATGGAGGAGGTGAGCCGCGCCTCGGCCAGTATCGGGCTCAGCTACGGCGCGCATTCCAATCTCTGCGTCAACCAGATTCGCCGTAACGGCAGCGACGAGCAGAAGCGCCGCTACTTGCCGGGGCTGATCTCCGGCGAGCAGGTCGGCGCCCTGGCGATGAGCGAGCCGGGCGCCGGCTCCGACGTGGTCGGCATGCGCACGCGCGCCGACAAGAAGGGCGACCGCTTCGTCCTGAACGGTTCCAAGATGTGGATCACCAACTGCACGGAGGCCGATACCCTAGTGGTCTATGCCAAGACCGATCCGGCGGCCGGGCCGCGCGGCATCACAGCCTTCATCGTCGAGAAGGACTTCAAGGGATTCTCCGTCGCCCAGAAACTGGACAAGCTGGGCATGCGCGGCTCGCCCACCGGCGAGCTGGTCTTCGAGGACTGCGAGGTGCCGGAAGAAAACCTGCTGGGCGAACTGAACAAGGGCGTGAAGGTGCTGATGTCCGGCCTCGACTACGAGCGCCTGGTGCTGGCCGCCGGACCGCTGGGCATCATGCAGGCCTGCATGGACCTGGCGGTGCCCTACATCCACGAGCGTAAGCAGTTCGGCCAGCCCATCGGCGAATTCCAGCTCATCCAAGGCAAGATGGCCGAC
This genomic interval carries:
- a CDS encoding P-loop NTPase fold protein, producing the protein MTKPLDDDLSAAATSTDADSAASTAQHPLHGSNALDWAVKTFGFDLNATGTQPGVEDLQKWLLSNDKSVTPDGIWGPQTLRATEEAYKEQALSDSAEQARRAPASGFTKAGGQEQQAEADEPEPASTPQPGDDNVSARPVALSDSAIENISQDRLGFRPYVEAVAEFILAEQTRPPLAIAIDAPWGRGKTSFMKLIDAQLHSDAQQTAVKVVTTWFNPWKFSEPEQVWAAFVANVTRALRDGLTPGQSWLFRLRRLGTKWHRHADLPFLLRIFVALAFLFIVGSLALMDWSSVRGALFADQKTLKAFYEAANASSGGIFWYAPASLVVVLALVYSYVTFTGKLGLNLLEYVEKTDFKDKIGTLSQFEDEMKKLSKAVPDTLKVVVFIDDLDRCRGKVLGEIIEALQLADVSRSCVFILGMDMRKVANAVESDREELTLSVDSPRTRMEHGSGYKFLEKIIQARLSLPAYDDKNMRALVRSAVGLGEVDEGPQGTGAAPAGAAPPVTKAGTGGGGIFQGPLRMVRELTREKREIPKDSKAVTDTAEDYGSKHFHNPRRLKRFINSFRLQTYLAGEVRRSDGDKGLPRPLRSRSTQLDRLARFLVLAEKWPALVDYMLREGLGAQTLGRRLADADKKSTSSSILEEVSSLPGEAAKQLSQLLAGPKSDDMLEAGDLKELAEWYGFTYYRGLQGKNGDS
- a CDS encoding isovaleryl-CoA dehydrogenase gives rise to the protein MSVNQLPSLNFDLGETADMLRDTVMSFASEEIAPLAEEIDRTDTFPRQLWPKMGALGLHGLTVEEDYGGAGMGYLEHCVAMEEVSRASASIGLSYGAHSNLCVNQIRRNGSDEQKRRYLPGLISGEQVGALAMSEPGAGSDVVGMRTRADKKGDRFVLNGSKMWITNCTEADTLVVYAKTDPAAGPRGITAFIVEKDFKGFSVAQKLDKLGMRGSPTGELVFEDCEVPEENLLGELNKGVKVLMSGLDYERLVLAAGPLGIMQACMDLAVPYIHERKQFGQPIGEFQLIQGKMADMYTTMNASKAYVYAVAKACDRGETTRKDAAGAILYAAEKATWMALETIQTLGGNGYINEYPAGRLLRDAKLYEIGAGTSEIRRMLIGRELFNETK